The Spirosoma foliorum genome has a window encoding:
- a CDS encoding CHAT domain-containing protein, producing the protein MHPSKYDAFIDQLVATNTKEELNQLISANNSLLIPQLEERVLERIQANDLPADILPWITSLITRQLASQWLTLADEQYEAFLEQNKSWMLSDTAYQFLIDMAQHYTNDAEHIEHRIILLIDFAFQTYFSLENKQNRDRLLLGAIKLFSTEWLRKNFPKEWANFKQEIGIAYMRSKEGNRAQNVEAAIKAYQQALTLRTRHVMPIECALTQLLIGLAYQERIEGDRAQNIEAAVESFQQALIVFTQQAWPDKWAIIQFNLGDVYRKSIHGDRAQNLEMAIKSYQRALTVFTQQTEPYDWADIQQGLALAYQGRIEGDRAQNMEAAIEVYQQALTVFTRQTWPDKWADIQNNLGIAYQERIEGDRAQNLEKALESYQRAMIISARPDKWADTQNNLGIVYQNRIKGDRATNIELAIEAYQQALTVFSQQTWPDKWARTQNNLGSANLVRIRGGRAQNLEAAIEAFQLALIVRTQQSMSFEWANTQHNLGLAYSFRIQGDRAQNLEEAIEAYQQALTQFTQQAWPYDWATTQNTLGLAYFFRIRGDRAHNLETAIIAFQHALKVHTQQIWPVEWAGTQQNLGSAYSERIEGDRAQNVEMAIEAYQQALTVRSQQAMPYAWAETQHNLGNANRNRIHGDQAQNLEAAIQAYQLALVVRTQQTMPIEWATTQYVLGFTYQNRTKGDRAQNVEMAIEAYQQALTIFTPDLLPIQCFETSHLLGELFFQESQWTAARQALELAHQAAEHQRQQQYTYSRHLLAQQTANMYAYLVDICLNLGDKQAALDYALAAKGRSDAERLGAAQPLNQLVAQNPTMANYYQHIRQLQQKLEQLSIQLRSYSKPVAHNQRLDENDERQFRAQTIQQIIQTRLALRQALEELNFRFPLITSVQYTRSLTAANLIRLANDLEATLVQYFQCYRGWVAFIVTAHQVYDCVRLPETLQTILEEQVDTDAVLSSYQSKFPLKERLYFKSLYQRLIAPLEDFLPEKGQLFIAPDGILKRIPFGALWKHTSNNRLIDRFTFSVVPSMSFLFTLFQQAQTSEVTPLPPSDYLLSVVYPGDDPLLKTYLTEVYPESVAIAQHFIQVEWLHDEKAQPDRLIELCQQHAYSAIHFGCHGQFDNFFPEHSCLLLNGQLTVQQIVNRLRLQRSPLVTLGACQTGMTESTTGGDQTGLSQALFMAGAKTVLASLWSVNDESTRVLFEHFYRKRAEFGVSEAEALQYAQQQVRQYPEWQDAYYWAAYQIVGLPV; encoded by the coding sequence ATGCACCCTTCGAAATATGATGCATTTATCGATCAATTGGTTGCCACTAACACTAAAGAAGAGCTGAATCAACTAATTTCAGCTAATAACTCCTTATTAATCCCGCAGTTGGAGGAGCGAGTTTTGGAGCGGATTCAGGCTAATGATTTGCCTGCTGATATCCTACCCTGGATTACAAGCCTTATAACAAGGCAACTCGCTTCGCAGTGGTTAACCTTGGCTGATGAACAATATGAGGCTTTTCTGGAACAGAATAAAAGCTGGATGCTATCTGATACAGCCTACCAATTTCTAATTGATATGGCTCAACATTACACAAATGATGCAGAGCATATTGAACATCGAATTATTCTTTTAATCGATTTTGCCTTCCAAACCTATTTTTCCTTAGAGAACAAGCAAAATCGAGATCGATTGCTCTTAGGGGCTATAAAGCTATTTAGCACAGAGTGGCTTAGAAAAAACTTCCCTAAGGAGTGGGCTAATTTTAAACAGGAAATTGGCATAGCCTACATGCGATCAAAAGAAGGGAATCGAGCTCAGAATGTGGAAGCGGCCATTAAAGCTTATCAGCAAGCCCTGACTCTGCGAACTCGACACGTGATGCCCATTGAGTGTGCTCTAACTCAACTTCTTATTGGCTTGGCATATCAAGAGCGCATTGAAGGAGATCGGGCTCAGAATATAGAAGCGGCTGTTGAGTCCTTTCAGCAAGCATTGATTGTATTTACTCAACAAGCTTGGCCTGATAAGTGGGCTATCATTCAGTTCAACTTAGGTGATGTATATCGAAAGAGCATACATGGGGATCGAGCTCAGAACCTAGAAATGGCCATTAAGTCCTATCAACGAGCTTTGACTGTATTTACACAGCAGACTGAGCCTTATGACTGGGCTGACATCCAGCAAGGCTTAGCCCTTGCGTATCAAGGGCGCATTGAAGGAGATCGGGCTCAAAATATGGAAGCAGCCATTGAGGTATACCAACAAGCCCTGACTGTATTTACCCGGCAAACTTGGCCTGATAAGTGGGCTGATATCCAGAACAACTTAGGTATTGCGTATCAAGAGCGCATTGAAGGAGATCGGGCTCAGAACTTGGAAAAGGCCCTTGAGTCATATCAACGAGCTATGATTATATCTGCTCGGCCTGATAAGTGGGCGGACACTCAGAATAACTTAGGCATTGTATATCAAAACCGTATCAAGGGCGATCGGGCTACCAATATTGAGTTAGCCATTGAAGCCTATCAACAAGCTCTGACTGTGTTTTCTCAACAAACTTGGCCCGATAAGTGGGCTCGTACTCAAAATAACTTAGGTAGTGCGAATCTTGTTCGTATCCGGGGGGGGCGAGCTCAGAATCTTGAAGCAGCTATTGAGGCTTTTCAACTTGCCCTAATTGTGCGCACTCAGCAGTCCATGTCTTTTGAGTGGGCCAATACCCAGCACAATTTAGGTCTTGCATATTCTTTTCGTATTCAGGGGGATCGAGCTCAGAACTTGGAAGAAGCCATTGAGGCCTACCAGCAGGCCTTGACGCAATTCACCCAGCAGGCTTGGCCATATGATTGGGCGACAACTCAGAATACATTAGGCCTTGCTTATTTTTTCCGTATCCGGGGGGATCGAGCTCACAATCTGGAAACAGCTATTATAGCTTTTCAGCACGCTCTAAAAGTGCATACTCAGCAAATTTGGCCAGTCGAATGGGCTGGAACTCAGCAAAACTTAGGCAGCGCTTATAGTGAGCGCATTGAAGGGGATCGAGCTCAGAATGTAGAAATGGCTATTGAGGCCTATCAGCAAGCCTTGACTGTACGCTCTCAGCAAGCAATGCCCTACGCTTGGGCTGAGACCCAACACAACTTGGGCAATGCAAATCGAAACCGCATCCATGGTGATCAGGCCCAAAATTTGGAAGCGGCCATCCAAGCTTATCAATTAGCCCTGGTTGTACGCACCCAGCAAACTATGCCTATTGAATGGGCTACTACACAATATGTTCTTGGATTTACCTATCAAAACCGTACGAAGGGGGATCGAGCTCAGAATGTAGAAATGGCTATTGAGGCCTATCAGCAAGCATTAACAATATTTACACCTGACTTACTACCGATCCAATGCTTTGAAACTTCTCACTTACTTGGTGAGCTATTCTTTCAAGAGTCTCAGTGGACAGCGGCTCGACAGGCGTTGGAGTTGGCTCACCAGGCTGCTGAGCACCAAAGACAACAACAGTACACTTATAGTCGGCACCTTTTAGCTCAGCAAACCGCCAACATGTATGCTTACCTAGTCGATATTTGCCTGAACTTAGGCGATAAACAGGCCGCCTTAGACTATGCGCTGGCAGCTAAAGGCAGATCCGATGCAGAACGACTGGGGGCTGCTCAGCCATTAAACCAGTTGGTTGCCCAAAATCCTACAATGGCGAATTACTATCAGCACATTCGCCAATTACAGCAAAAGCTAGAGCAACTCAGTATTCAATTGCGGAGTTACTCCAAGCCAGTTGCACACAATCAGCGACTTGATGAAAACGATGAACGACAATTCCGCGCCCAGACTATTCAACAGATCATCCAGACACGGCTTGCGTTACGCCAAGCTCTAGAAGAGCTTAACTTTCGCTTTCCTCTAATCACTAGTGTTCAATATACCCGCAGCCTCACTGCTGCGAACCTGATTAGATTGGCAAATGATTTAGAGGCCACCTTAGTGCAGTACTTCCAGTGCTATAGAGGTTGGGTAGCCTTTATCGTGACTGCACATCAAGTATACGACTGTGTAAGATTACCCGAAACTCTGCAGACAATTCTCGAAGAGCAAGTTGATACAGATGCTGTTCTCTCTAGTTATCAAAGCAAGTTTCCTTTAAAAGAACGACTCTACTTTAAGTCTTTGTATCAAAGATTAATAGCTCCCTTAGAAGACTTTTTACCAGAAAAGGGTCAGCTATTTATTGCTCCTGATGGAATTCTTAAGCGAATACCCTTTGGAGCCTTATGGAAACATACATCAAATAACCGACTGATTGATCGATTCACATTTAGTGTAGTACCTAGTATGTCGTTTCTATTTACGCTCTTCCAACAAGCTCAAACAAGCGAAGTAACTCCTCTGCCCCCCTCAGACTATTTATTGAGCGTTGTCTATCCAGGTGATGATCCCTTATTAAAGACTTATCTTACAGAGGTATATCCTGAGTCAGTTGCCATTGCTCAGCACTTCATACAAGTCGAGTGGCTACATGATGAAAAGGCACAGCCGGATCGTCTAATTGAGCTCTGTCAACAGCATGCCTACTCCGCCATCCATTTTGGCTGTCATGGGCAATTTGATAATTTTTTTCCAGAGCACTCCTGTTTGCTATTGAACGGTCAACTAACTGTCCAACAAATTGTCAATCGGCTACGATTGCAAAGATCTCCATTGGTAACCTTGGGAGCTTGCCAGACGGGTATGACTGAGAGTACTACGGGAGGAGATCAGACGGGTCTTAGCCAAGCTCTATTTATGGCTGGCGCCAAAACAGTCTTGGCTAGCCTTTGGTCAGTGAATGATGAATCGACACGAGTTTTATTTGAGCATTTTTACCGCAAGC
- a CDS encoding DUF6088 family protein, with the protein MKIDELKSHLKKGEVYRRVDLAKWSKSIDRHLDQLVADGTLQKLAPGMYYVPKETVFGQTPPNEEILVRRFLNDDRFLLTSPNSYNSLGVGTTQLYNQRIVYNHKRHGEFKLGNRNFSFRKKPHFPKKATQEFLLVDLLNNLDTLAEDQNHVLKNVFTKALTMDTNKLKQAVSEYGHVKTKKLLEPFIQTSEQSHYAH; encoded by the coding sequence ATGAAAATAGACGAACTCAAAAGCCACCTAAAAAAGGGGGAAGTCTATCGGAGAGTCGATTTGGCAAAATGGTCAAAGTCGATTGATCGTCATTTAGATCAGCTTGTTGCAGACGGAACGTTGCAAAAACTGGCACCAGGCATGTACTACGTACCCAAAGAAACCGTTTTTGGCCAAACACCGCCAAACGAAGAAATCCTGGTGCGCCGATTTTTAAACGATGATCGGTTCCTGTTAACGTCCCCTAATAGCTATAATAGCTTGGGAGTCGGCACCACACAGCTTTATAACCAACGGATTGTCTACAACCACAAGCGTCATGGCGAGTTTAAACTGGGCAATCGAAACTTTTCGTTCCGTAAAAAACCGCACTTCCCTAAAAAAGCCACACAAGAGTTTTTATTAGTGGACCTACTCAATAATCTGGACACACTGGCTGAGGATCAAAATCATGTGTTAAAAAACGTATTTACAAAGGCCTTAACAATGGATACCAACAAGTTGAAACAAGCGGTTTCAGAATACGGCCATGTGAAAACCAAGAAATTATTAGAACCCTTCATCCAAACTAGCGAACAGTCCCACTATGCCCACTAG
- a CDS encoding nucleotidyl transferase AbiEii/AbiGii toxin family protein, producing MPTSYLHERRDFLDLLRILEDETGIQAGLIEKDYWIMHVLYGLKRQQFDFELKGGTSLSKGYKIIDRFSEDIDIHIQAPVALGVNENPKNTKKQAVEGRKVFYNWLAANIKIEGILSVERDTNFDDTEHYRSGGIRLLYQSQTETIDGVKEGILLEAGFDTVRPNQALTISSWAFDKAIANPKISIIDNRAVDILCYHPGYTFVEKLQTIATKFRQEQQGGEVRVNFMRQYYDVAQLLDNEQVLAFIGTDAYEQHKQARFPKANLAVPIAENEAFLLNDPVLRAKFKNRYEGTSSLYYNGQPEFLAILAKIQEHLHKL from the coding sequence ATGCCCACTAGTTATCTGCACGAACGCAGGGATTTTTTAGATTTACTGCGTATCCTTGAAGACGAAACAGGCATTCAAGCCGGTTTGATCGAAAAGGATTATTGGATCATGCATGTACTGTATGGGTTAAAAAGACAGCAATTCGATTTCGAGTTAAAAGGCGGAACATCCCTGTCGAAAGGCTATAAGATCATCGACCGTTTTTCCGAAGATATTGACATCCATATCCAAGCTCCGGTTGCACTAGGGGTTAATGAAAACCCTAAAAATACCAAGAAACAGGCCGTAGAAGGCCGAAAAGTCTTTTACAATTGGCTGGCTGCTAACATAAAAATAGAGGGTATTCTATCCGTCGAACGAGACACTAATTTTGATGACACGGAACATTATCGCAGTGGCGGTATACGATTATTATACCAAAGCCAAACCGAAACGATTGACGGTGTCAAGGAAGGGATATTGCTTGAAGCGGGCTTTGACACCGTTCGTCCCAATCAAGCCCTAACGATTTCATCGTGGGCATTCGACAAAGCGATTGCGAATCCCAAAATTAGTATCATCGATAATCGAGCCGTCGATATCCTTTGTTATCATCCTGGCTACACCTTCGTCGAAAAACTGCAAACGATTGCGACGAAGTTTCGTCAGGAACAGCAAGGCGGAGAAGTTCGTGTTAATTTTATGAGGCAATATTATGACGTTGCTCAATTATTAGACAATGAACAAGTACTCGCCTTTATTGGTACTGACGCCTATGAGCAACACAAACAAGCCCGATTTCCGAAAGCAAACTTGGCTGTTCCAATAGCCGAAAACGAGGCTTTTTTATTGAATGATCCTGTCCTAAGAGCAAAGTTTAAAAACCGCTATGAAGGTACCTCATCACTCTATTATAATGGACAGCCAGAGTTTTTAGCTATTCTAGCCAAAATTCAGGAGCATTTACACAAGCTGTAA
- a CDS encoding radical SAM/SPASM domain-containing protein has product MMKTLVPIKSPQLLLRAIDDQHAFVVNCAYPNSLRILSRAQSDILAAIDNQTSVSALSEKFGIAADTVEDFLNLLARTEIIRFDQQFSSPRKPSSPKSLNFWIHTTNRCNLTCSYCYISTLNTTSGMLETTRQQLLNKMVETVHKRGLKSIKLRLAGGEPLSQFKAWKTFIPRAKSTLQDIDCQLECSFITNLTILTDEILAFSKEYGISYGVSLDGLDVDHDNTRTFKSGAGSFALIDRNLQILLAHQLPVSTNTVVTNNNLTGLPRLTRYLIDLDVPFRYSIVKGEAIDAELLDKYLSESYGLMKEAIGQGWRFSHRHQFCDLKPSELGFQTCASGFSGGAIYVDGTVNYCHVHFGDATQLSYSLFDTDMDLVDMIQQGSHYEEMKSQDCQFCRYRSVCTSGCPVYRVNGKDPQCSLYHRFIPLIYELQARERLKLLQDYRMIG; this is encoded by the coding sequence ATGATGAAGACATTAGTACCAATCAAATCACCACAACTGCTGCTTAGAGCTATTGATGATCAACATGCCTTTGTCGTCAATTGTGCTTATCCGAATTCACTGCGGATTCTCAGTCGAGCACAGTCTGACATTCTAGCGGCTATTGATAATCAGACTTCGGTATCAGCCCTAAGCGAGAAATTTGGTATTGCGGCTGATACAGTTGAGGACTTTTTAAATTTGCTGGCTCGAACCGAAATCATCCGGTTTGACCAGCAGTTTAGTTCACCCCGAAAACCGAGTAGCCCTAAGTCGCTCAACTTCTGGATTCACACCACCAATCGGTGTAATCTGACCTGTAGCTACTGTTACATCTCGACGCTCAACACCACGTCAGGCATGTTGGAGACGACCCGTCAGCAGTTGTTAAACAAGATGGTCGAGACGGTTCACAAACGGGGTCTCAAGTCCATCAAATTGCGCTTGGCCGGAGGAGAACCCCTCAGCCAGTTCAAAGCCTGGAAAACCTTTATTCCACGGGCCAAAAGCACCTTGCAAGATATAGACTGTCAGTTGGAGTGCTCGTTTATTACCAACCTGACCATTTTAACCGACGAGATATTGGCCTTCTCAAAGGAATATGGTATCAGCTATGGGGTTTCGCTGGATGGGTTAGATGTAGATCATGACAACACACGCACCTTTAAATCAGGAGCAGGGAGTTTTGCGCTTATTGATCGGAATTTGCAGATACTACTTGCTCATCAGCTTCCGGTATCGACCAATACGGTGGTGACCAACAACAACCTGACGGGATTGCCGCGTCTAACGCGTTACTTGATCGACCTGGACGTTCCGTTTCGTTATTCGATTGTCAAAGGTGAAGCCATTGACGCGGAATTGCTGGACAAATACCTGTCAGAATCCTATGGGTTGATGAAAGAGGCTATCGGGCAGGGCTGGCGTTTTTCTCACCGTCATCAATTCTGCGATCTCAAACCGAGTGAGTTAGGCTTTCAAACCTGCGCATCGGGTTTTTCCGGCGGAGCGATCTATGTGGATGGCACAGTCAATTATTGCCATGTCCATTTTGGCGATGCCACCCAGCTATCGTATAGCCTCTTCGACACGGATATGGATTTGGTGGATATGATCCAGCAGGGAAGCCATTATGAAGAGATGAAATCTCAAGATTGCCAGTTCTGCCGTTACCGGTCAGTTTGCACCAGTGGATGTCCGGTGTATCGGGTGAATGGCAAAGACCCCCAATGCAGCCTGTATCATCGGTTTATTCCCTTGATTTACGAATTGCAGGCGCGGGAACGATTGAAATTATTGCAGGATTATAGAATGATAGGCTAA
- a CDS encoding helix-turn-helix domain-containing protein, translated as MATLMTIGEKIRSLRAIKGYSQETMADLIGISSIAYSNIERNKTDISHSRLEQIAKVLGMDLISLLSHGEQIANIFSNCTNNNVVGTGNIVYSEQELRHQLEKANLTIALLTSEKNKAEMEANYWKEKYTHEQKS; from the coding sequence ATGGCTACTCTCATGACTATCGGTGAAAAGATTAGGAGCCTACGTGCAATTAAAGGTTACTCGCAAGAGACAATGGCCGATTTAATCGGCATCTCATCCATTGCTTATAGCAACATAGAGCGGAATAAGACTGATATTAGTCATTCTCGCTTAGAGCAGATTGCCAAAGTACTAGGAATGGATCTCATCAGCCTGCTTTCCCACGGAGAACAAATTGCCAATATCTTTAGTAACTGTACAAACAATAATGTAGTTGGCACAGGCAACATTGTGTATTCAGAGCAGGAACTCCGTCATCAATTGGAAAAGGCTAACTTAACCATCGCCCTGCTAACATCAGAAAAAAATAAAGCTGAGATGGAGGCTAACTACTGGAAGGAAAAATACACGCATGAGCAAAAATCATGA
- a CDS encoding DNA cytosine methyltransferase, which translates to MIISELAEATQPSPVLTSIKNTAIDFFCGAGGLTYGLREAGINVTTGFDIDTDCEYAYEQNNPGSKFIEQNISELKAQQVSDLYPPDNYKILVGCAPCQSFSKYTRKNKSAKDQKWELVRSFADLIQEIKPDVVSMENVPELASHQVYNEFLLKLHESQYSISASIVFCPDYGIPQQRERLVLFASRLGPISIIPPEYHSENYPTVRSAIGNLEALRAGDESPKDRFHKSSKLAPINLRRIRASKAGGSWRDWPIDLRADCHRSKSGATYPSVYGRMEWDKPSPTITTQYFGFGNGRFGHPDQDRAISLREGAILQSFPHDYIFTAPNQNVSFATIGKMIGNAVPPKLGEVVGKTIMNHLKQFTSSQTTVTIPENANSTNF; encoded by the coding sequence ATGATTATATCTGAACTAGCCGAAGCTACACAGCCCTCCCCCGTATTAACATCAATTAAAAATACAGCAATTGACTTCTTCTGTGGAGCGGGTGGACTAACTTATGGCCTTCGAGAAGCAGGCATCAACGTTACTACTGGCTTTGATATAGACACAGACTGTGAATACGCTTATGAACAGAATAATCCAGGGTCAAAATTTATTGAACAAAATATTAGTGAGCTAAAGGCTCAACAGGTTAGTGATTTATATCCACCAGATAACTATAAAATTTTGGTTGGATGCGCTCCATGTCAATCGTTTTCAAAATACACTCGCAAAAATAAATCTGCAAAAGATCAAAAATGGGAATTAGTAAGATCATTCGCAGACCTAATACAGGAAATCAAACCTGATGTAGTTAGTATGGAGAATGTTCCAGAACTAGCTAGTCATCAAGTATATAATGAATTCCTGCTCAAGTTGCATGAAAGTCAATACAGCATATCAGCTTCCATTGTATTTTGCCCAGACTATGGAATACCCCAACAACGTGAAAGGCTAGTATTGTTTGCTTCTCGTTTAGGCCCTATTAGCATTATTCCACCTGAATATCATTCAGAAAATTATCCAACAGTAAGAAGTGCAATCGGAAATTTAGAAGCCTTAAGAGCTGGTGATGAATCTCCAAAGGATAGGTTTCATAAGAGTTCTAAACTAGCGCCTATTAATTTACGGCGTATTAGAGCCTCAAAAGCCGGGGGTAGTTGGCGAGATTGGCCCATTGATTTAAGAGCGGATTGCCATCGATCTAAAAGTGGAGCTACTTATCCAAGTGTTTATGGACGCATGGAATGGGACAAACCTTCGCCTACTATTACAACTCAATATTTTGGTTTTGGTAATGGTAGGTTTGGTCATCCAGACCAAGATAGAGCGATTTCCTTGAGAGAGGGAGCGATTCTCCAATCATTCCCACATGATTATATATTTACCGCCCCTAATCAGAATGTTTCTTTCGCTACTATTGGCAAAATGATTGGCAATGCTGTTCCTCCTAAGCTTGGTGAAGTTGTCGGAAAGACAATCATGAATCATTTAAAGCAATTTACATCAAGCCAAACAACTGTAACCATACCTGAAAATGCCAACAGCACCAATTTCTGA
- a CDS encoding DUF262 domain-containing protein produces the protein MPTAPISDEAREIAEKEIIEKERIVDYNTKEYPVETVVQKYMTGRDTDENELFVPDYQRDFSWDTKRQSKFIESVMIGLPIPYIFVADLSDSEGRLEIVDGSQRIRTLAAFLNNELVLTGLEKLTNLNNFRFSDLPLARQRRFNRRTMRMIELTHKADEEVRRDIFERINTGSDILKDMEVRRGVSSGPLITLIEQCAALPLFKKLAPLSETSEKRREREEFVLRFFAYLDRYAKFDRSVREFLDEWLDEAKQGFNPTIGQQMKAEFERMLTFVDQYFPSGFAKAAKHSRTPRIRFEAISVGTALALRMNPTLSPKSVNWLSSADFKKFTTSDASNSRPKVISRIEFVRDKLLQSNA, from the coding sequence ATGCCAACAGCACCAATTTCTGATGAGGCCAGAGAGATTGCCGAAAAGGAAATAATTGAGAAAGAACGGATCGTAGATTACAACACAAAAGAATATCCGGTCGAAACAGTTGTGCAGAAATACATGACTGGCAGAGATACAGATGAAAATGAGCTATTTGTTCCTGACTATCAGAGAGATTTCTCTTGGGATACAAAGCGTCAATCAAAATTTATTGAGTCTGTTATGATAGGCTTGCCTATCCCTTACATTTTCGTTGCTGATCTAAGCGATAGCGAAGGTCGGCTCGAAATTGTTGATGGATCGCAACGAATCAGAACCTTAGCCGCTTTTCTAAATAATGAACTGGTGTTAACTGGCCTTGAAAAGCTAACCAACTTAAACAACTTCCGTTTTTCAGATTTACCACTTGCACGGCAGCGAAGGTTCAACAGGAGAACTATGCGAATGATTGAATTGACCCATAAAGCCGATGAAGAGGTTCGCCGTGATATATTTGAACGTATAAATACGGGCAGCGATATTCTTAAAGACATGGAAGTTCGCCGTGGCGTTAGCAGCGGTCCTTTAATTACTTTAATAGAACAATGTGCCGCCCTACCGCTATTTAAAAAGCTTGCACCACTTTCTGAAACATCAGAAAAAAGGCGCGAACGTGAAGAATTTGTACTGCGCTTTTTTGCTTACCTTGACCGCTATGCTAAATTTGATCGCTCTGTAAGAGAATTTTTAGACGAATGGCTTGATGAAGCAAAGCAAGGTTTTAATCCAACTATTGGTCAGCAGATGAAAGCTGAATTCGAGCGAATGCTAACTTTTGTTGATCAATATTTTCCTAGTGGATTTGCTAAAGCTGCCAAACACTCGCGCACACCTCGGATTAGATTTGAAGCTATTTCTGTGGGAACAGCCTTAGCTTTAAGAATGAATCCTACTTTATCTCCTAAATCAGTAAATTGGTTATCCTCTGCTGATTTCAAAAAATTCACTACTTCTGATGCCAGTAATTCCCGCCCTAAGGTCATATCTCGAATTGAATTTGTTCGTGATAAATTATTACAGTCAAATGCATAA
- a CDS encoding MAE_28990/MAE_18760 family HEPN-like nuclease: protein MPSPVMSDVMRDFRDRVKEIENYFAYVTKLDENTINIVPITGTSLADLDSDSWIKTLKASCFLLMYNLIESTTKNAIQAIFDDLETNAIEFDTCRNEVRRIVINNLRRTNPDRILPAFSKLSVDIVVKTFDKHDLFSGNLDARRIRDVAKEYGFNNPRADGSQLLPVKTNRNDLAHGNKSFDEIGKVYGMDQLNTMQRDVKKYMEALLRNVDDYITNKQYLAPTTPII from the coding sequence ATGCCTAGTCCAGTGATGAGTGACGTTATGCGCGATTTTAGGGATCGAGTTAAAGAAATAGAGAACTATTTCGCATATGTTACTAAACTTGATGAAAATACTATAAATATAGTACCAATTACGGGAACAAGTTTGGCAGATTTAGATAGCGACTCTTGGATTAAAACTCTGAAAGCCAGTTGCTTCTTATTAATGTATAACTTGATTGAATCTACAACTAAGAATGCCATTCAGGCAATATTCGATGATTTAGAAACGAATGCTATTGAATTTGACACCTGTCGGAATGAAGTTCGGAGAATTGTAATTAATAATTTGAGAAGAACGAATCCTGATAGAATATTACCTGCTTTCTCAAAACTTTCAGTTGATATAGTGGTCAAAACGTTTGACAAGCATGATCTATTCTCTGGAAATTTGGATGCTCGCCGAATTAGAGATGTGGCCAAGGAATATGGTTTTAATAATCCTAGAGCAGATGGAAGCCAATTACTTCCTGTTAAAACGAATAGAAATGATTTAGCTCATGGTAATAAGTCTTTTGATGAGATAGGTAAAGTTTATGGAATGGATCAGCTAAATACTATGCAGAGAGATGTAAAGAAATATATGGAAGCTTTACTAAGAAACGTAGATGATTATATTACAAATAAGCAGTACTTAGCTCCAACAACGCCAATTATTTAA
- a CDS encoding DNA-binding protein, whose product MEVICLHDDAFYALIDKVLERVHQQQTVREDKWISGSEAMKKLRIQSKTTLQKLRDEGSIRFSQPERKIILYDSDSINDYVSRHTKETF is encoded by the coding sequence ATGGAAGTTATCTGTCTACACGATGACGCTTTTTACGCCTTGATCGACAAGGTTCTTGAACGGGTTCACCAACAGCAAACTGTCAGGGAAGATAAATGGATTTCAGGCAGCGAGGCCATGAAGAAGTTGCGTATTCAGAGCAAAACAACTTTGCAGAAACTGCGCGATGAAGGAAGCATCCGGTTTTCGCAGCCTGAGAGGAAGATCATCTTGTACGACAGCGACTCTATTAACGATTATGTATCTCGCCACACTAAAGAAACCTTTTAG